In the Plasmodium chabaudi chabaudi strain AS genome assembly, chromosome: 13 genome, one interval contains:
- a CDS encoding cytochrome c oxidase assembly protein COX11, putative codes for MNKFKFFFSRLNIKRKNNVKNIFFVPSKREKFVTPYLFLSMSGLMFGLSFAFVPLYQLFCQSTGYGGTTQKTFDISELFNKKVNKDRLIEVNFTSQSNMPWAFKPEQKSIIVKPGETVLAFYKAKNLLDKPVIGIALYHVLPDEAGLYFNKIQCFCFEEQMLNANEEIDLPVLFFIDPEILNDSRLKNLEKITLSYIFFESDSDIPEEYQHLSRAIAPKKKTEIQVI; via the coding sequence atgaataaatttaaatttttttttagtagattaaatattaaaagaaaaaataatgtaaaaaatattttttttgtaccAAGCAAAAGGGAAAAGTTTGTAACTCCctacttatttttatctatgTCAGGGCTTATGTTTGGTTTATCCTTTGCCTTTGTGCCATTGTATCAATTGTTTTGCCAATCAACGGGTTATGGAGGAACTACACAAAAGACGTTTGATATAAGTgaactttttaataaaaaagtaaataaagATAGGTTAATTGAAGTAAATTTTACAAGCCAATCTAATATGCCTTGGGCATTTAAACCAGAGCAAAAAAGTATTATTGTGAAGCCCGGGGAAACAGTATTAGCATTTTATAAGGCTAAAAATTTACTTGACAAGCCAGTTATTGGGATAGCATTATATCATGTGTTACCAGATGAAGCTGGTCTGTATTTCAATAAAATTCAAtgtttttgttttgaaGAACAAATGCTAAATGCAAATGAAGAAATTGATTTGccagttttattttttatagacCCTGAGATTTTAAATGATTCTCGATTAAAAAACTTAGAAAAGATTAccttatcatatatattttttgagtCTGACTCTGATATACCAGAGGAATATCAACACCTTTCGAGGGCGATTGCAccaaagaaaaaaacagaaatacaagttatttga